Proteins from a single region of Streptomyces vinaceus:
- a CDS encoding APC family permease: protein MSETISAPQALAPATGPVPQKLKRSIGVVGGTLLTLSCVTPASTLFVVVPDLFSSLGTWTALTIAIGSLLCIGVAFCYSELGTLIPSAGGEYAMVSTMAGRLAGWLVFVLSLLVVMIVPPVIAMGTADYLAPIVHIPAPVAGGAVMLLATLAGLLDLRANAWITGIFLVLEVVAAALVAVLGFAHSERGADALVHGTVAAEGGGTSTVTAMMVVSGLAIALFITQGFSTAVYLSEELENPRRNVARTVLATLAISTAVILIPVIAITVGAPDLSALTEGDLGGMVTAWSNSAVGTFVSLCVALAIINAGIVMVIQNSRVLFASARDKAWPEPVNHALSKLGRFGSPWVATLLVGVPGAALCFVNLDTLYGVTGVSVTGMYLLVAVAALFARRGAHREVGAWRMPLWPGVPIALIAVLAYILKQQETQYLLWTGGIVAVATLYWALYLRPRQETRWLVSIPEDDEPAAV, encoded by the coding sequence ATGTCTGAAACGATCAGCGCCCCTCAGGCCCTCGCCCCCGCCACCGGGCCCGTCCCCCAGAAGCTCAAGCGTTCCATCGGCGTCGTCGGCGGCACACTGCTGACGCTCTCGTGTGTGACGCCCGCTTCGACCCTGTTCGTCGTCGTTCCCGACCTGTTCTCCAGCCTCGGCACGTGGACCGCCCTCACGATCGCCATCGGCTCGCTGCTCTGCATCGGCGTCGCGTTCTGCTACTCGGAGCTCGGCACCCTGATCCCCAGCGCCGGCGGCGAGTACGCGATGGTGTCGACCATGGCGGGCCGGCTGGCCGGCTGGCTGGTGTTCGTCCTCTCCCTGCTGGTCGTGATGATCGTGCCGCCGGTGATCGCCATGGGCACGGCCGACTACCTGGCGCCGATCGTGCACATACCGGCCCCGGTCGCGGGCGGCGCCGTGATGCTGCTCGCCACCCTGGCCGGCCTGCTCGACCTGCGGGCCAACGCCTGGATCACCGGCATCTTCCTGGTGCTGGAGGTCGTCGCCGCCGCGCTGGTCGCCGTACTGGGCTTCGCGCACAGCGAGCGCGGCGCCGACGCGCTGGTGCACGGCACGGTGGCCGCCGAGGGCGGCGGCACCTCCACGGTGACCGCGATGATGGTGGTCTCCGGGCTCGCCATCGCCCTGTTCATCACGCAGGGCTTCTCGACCGCCGTCTACCTGTCGGAGGAGCTGGAGAACCCGCGGCGCAACGTCGCCCGTACGGTCCTCGCGACCCTCGCCATCTCCACGGCCGTCATCCTGATCCCGGTCATCGCCATCACCGTCGGCGCCCCCGACCTGTCCGCGCTGACCGAGGGCGACCTCGGCGGGATGGTCACCGCCTGGTCCAACTCGGCCGTCGGCACCTTCGTCAGCCTCTGCGTCGCCCTCGCCATCATCAACGCGGGCATCGTCATGGTGATCCAGAACTCGCGCGTGCTGTTCGCCTCCGCCCGCGACAAGGCCTGGCCCGAGCCGGTCAACCACGCGCTGTCGAAGCTGGGCCGCTTCGGCTCCCCGTGGGTGGCCACCCTCCTGGTCGGCGTCCCGGGCGCGGCCCTGTGCTTCGTCAACCTCGACACCCTGTACGGGGTCACCGGCGTCTCGGTGACCGGCATGTACCTGCTGGTCGCGGTGGCCGCGCTGTTCGCCCGGCGCGGGGCGCACCGCGAGGTGGGCGCGTGGCGGATGCCGCTGTGGCCGGGCGTGCCGATCGCGCTGATCGCCGTACTCGCGTACATCCTCAAGCAGCAGGAGACCCAGTACCTGCTGTGGACCGGCGGGATCGTGGCCGTGGCCACGCTGTACTGGGCTCTGTACCTGCGACCGCGTCAGGAGACCCGCTGGCTGGTCAGCATCCCCGAGGACGACGAGCCGGCCGCCGTCTGA